The following are encoded together in the Pyxidicoccus xibeiensis genome:
- a CDS encoding SDR family NAD(P)-dependent oxidoreductase: MSSMQGEGDGARWALVLGASSGTGAAIAEAVARTPGLDVFGVHRGRYVDSAVQVERDVRQTGRRWVPWQADASTPEAAEAGVEALRQVAGPRSVKLFVHSIAGASVGQFLTEGEDRLHARRIRRTFDTMAHSFVYWAQALVDGDMLAPEARLLGLQNPLDVTHLSNTGLISASKAALEMYVRHLAVELGPKGHRVNLLKFGTVMTPALKHVYSPEALARLEAAHSRMNPAGRMCTVEEVARFVTVLAGDDAAWFNGATIDFSGGMTLRLIDLVLNP, from the coding sequence ATGAGCAGCATGCAGGGTGAAGGGGACGGCGCGCGGTGGGCGCTCGTCCTCGGGGCGTCGTCGGGGACGGGCGCGGCCATTGCAGAAGCGGTGGCGCGGACGCCCGGGCTGGACGTGTTTGGAGTGCACCGCGGACGGTATGTGGACAGCGCCGTGCAGGTAGAGCGCGACGTGCGGCAGACAGGGCGCCGCTGGGTGCCATGGCAGGCGGACGCGTCCACGCCGGAGGCGGCGGAGGCGGGCGTGGAGGCACTGCGGCAGGTGGCCGGGCCTCGCAGCGTGAAGCTGTTCGTCCACTCCATTGCCGGGGCGTCGGTGGGGCAGTTCCTGACGGAGGGAGAGGACCGGCTGCACGCGCGCCGCATCCGCCGCACGTTCGACACCATGGCGCACTCGTTCGTGTACTGGGCGCAGGCGCTGGTGGACGGGGACATGCTGGCGCCGGAGGCCCGGCTGCTGGGGTTGCAGAACCCGCTGGACGTGACGCACCTGTCCAACACGGGGCTCATCAGCGCGTCGAAGGCCGCGCTGGAGATGTACGTGCGGCACCTGGCCGTGGAGCTGGGGCCGAAGGGGCACCGGGTCAACCTGCTCAAGTTCGGCACGGTGATGACGCCCGCGCTGAAGCACGTGTACTCGCCGGAGGCGCTGGCACGGCTGGAGGCGGCGCACTCGCGGATGAACCCGGCCGGGCGCATGTGCACCGTGGAGGAGGTGGCGCGCTTCGTCACCGTGCTCGCGGGCGACGACGCGGCCTGGTTCAACGGCGCCACGATTGACTTCTCCGGCGGGATGACGCTGAGGCTGATCGACCTGGTGCTCAACCCCTAG
- a CDS encoding lysophospholipid acyltransferase family protein, which translates to MSQAGGLPLAAWLATFRLLRRYHRYEVVNLEPLLRPGAKLIVGYHGRPLAYDLCMLTVTLHEHLGYLPHGVAHGAFDRIPGLRAVADGLGFVTGDDPRLAEAVARGEHVLLQPGGTREGCRSFRHRYRVDWGERLGYLRLAVRYRLPIVPVGGSGMDDAYLGLNDGYALGRRLGMPARLPLWLGVGATGVWPFSLPFPVKMTQWVGEPLTRHLAPGFDAGDRGALLAVHQEVAGAVQSLLDRARTTQS; encoded by the coding sequence ATGAGCCAGGCGGGCGGGTTGCCCCTGGCCGCATGGCTGGCCACCTTCCGGTTGCTGCGCCGCTACCACCGCTACGAGGTGGTGAACCTGGAGCCACTCTTGCGTCCAGGGGCGAAGCTCATCGTCGGGTACCACGGGCGGCCGCTGGCCTATGACCTGTGCATGCTGACGGTGACGCTCCACGAGCACCTGGGCTACCTGCCGCATGGCGTGGCACATGGGGCGTTCGACCGGATTCCGGGCCTGCGCGCGGTGGCGGACGGGCTGGGCTTCGTCACCGGAGACGACCCGCGGCTGGCCGAGGCGGTGGCGCGCGGTGAGCATGTGCTGCTGCAGCCAGGTGGCACCCGTGAAGGGTGCCGGAGCTTCCGCCATCGCTATCGGGTGGACTGGGGTGAGCGGCTTGGTTATCTGCGATTGGCCGTGCGCTACCGATTGCCCATCGTTCCGGTGGGTGGCAGCGGCATGGATGATGCTTATCTGGGACTCAATGATGGCTATGCGCTGGGACGGCGTCTGGGAATGCCAGCGAGGCTGCCATTATGGCTGGGCGTGGGGGCCACGGGTGTATGGCCGTTCTCCCTGCCCTTTCCAGTGAAGATGACGCAGTGGGTGGGCGAGCCCCTGACGCGCCACCTGGCTCCCGGCTTCGACGCGGGCGACCGGGGTGCGCTGCTGGCCGTCCATCAGGAAGTGGCAGGCGCGGTGCAGTCGCTACTCGACAGAGCACGAACAACTCAGAGCTGA
- a CDS encoding 3-oxoacyl-ACP synthase III family protein, producing the protein MIPVRILGTASVLPGPAVTTAELCMRVGRDAAEVARKTGIRTRHFAPPGTKASDVAAGALRGALEAAGLEAKALRRILLVTSMGGDVTTPATANRVAAALGLSGSCDAMDLSNACMGFLSAFDLAARSVATGLGPVGIVSVELLSRTTTPEDPRPYLVLGDAAAAAVLGTGRPGEGVLGVALGNDGTLPTDVVLENPHATGALERMRFLTPSKEMTRVALDALLRAARSALDEAGVALGEVEWVLTHQPNGSMLEAILQAMDVSPERSVRVVDTVGSVGSASLGTSLDRLWRTRPVKPGDRILMVGVGAGVAHGAVLYRVGG; encoded by the coding sequence ATGATTCCCGTCCGCATCCTCGGCACCGCGAGCGTCCTGCCCGGCCCCGCCGTGACGACGGCCGAGCTGTGCATGCGCGTGGGGCGCGATGCCGCGGAGGTGGCGCGCAAGACGGGCATCCGCACCCGCCACTTCGCGCCGCCCGGCACGAAGGCGTCGGACGTCGCGGCCGGGGCGCTGCGCGGCGCGCTGGAGGCGGCGGGGCTGGAGGCGAAGGCGCTGCGCCGCATCCTCCTGGTGACGTCCATGGGCGGGGACGTCACCACGCCGGCCACCGCCAACCGCGTGGCGGCGGCGCTGGGCCTTTCGGGCAGCTGTGACGCCATGGACCTGAGCAACGCCTGCATGGGCTTCCTGAGCGCGTTCGACCTGGCGGCGCGCTCGGTGGCGACGGGGCTGGGGCCGGTGGGCATCGTCTCGGTGGAGCTGCTGTCGCGCACCACCACGCCGGAGGACCCGCGGCCCTACCTGGTGCTGGGCGACGCGGCGGCGGCGGCGGTGCTGGGGACGGGCCGCCCCGGAGAGGGCGTGCTGGGCGTGGCCCTCGGCAACGACGGCACGCTGCCCACGGACGTGGTGCTGGAGAACCCGCACGCCACGGGAGCGCTGGAGCGGATGCGCTTCCTCACTCCCAGCAAGGAGATGACGCGGGTGGCGCTGGACGCGCTGCTGCGGGCGGCGCGCTCGGCGCTGGACGAGGCGGGCGTGGCGCTCGGCGAGGTGGAGTGGGTGCTGACGCACCAGCCGAACGGCAGCATGCTGGAGGCCATCCTCCAGGCCATGGATGTGTCACCCGAGCGCAGCGTGCGCGTGGTGGACACGGTGGGCAGCGTGGGCTCGGCGTCGCTGGGCACCAGCCTGGACCGGCTCTGGCGCACGCGGCCGGTGAAGCCGGGTGACAGGATTCTCATGGTGGGCGTGGGCGCGGGCGTGGCCCACGGCGCGGTGCTGTACCGGGTGGGAGGATGA
- a CDS encoding cyclic nucleotide-binding and patatin-like phospholipase domain-containing protein: MPNSSRLDDQRRRLYALKRAPALRHTSNTVLLQLLDEAEEVRWAQDAVLCREDQESEGFFLLLDGELEVRRGEELLLTLRPCTPLGVEALVGGRSAVTARAVVPSRGLFFPRERVWDVVHARAGLRQDLGQLKQGAPAREALHAQAEVITFESDLRDAPLSALIELVAKVIAHDFGDRVLLLRAGPDALVTEGLDGVLRATFSEPAPGTPCRVDVEVLHRLTLEHHVDYVFLDGCSISGAVTPGKTVRLVASPAHARPPLGSGGRLLPTVVIDPERPSRGAPLGGQPQQDGTAADTRVLPACWLRLGLERLVGRPVDARPLDALELSDAELDALSRWARAITQRRVGLALGGGGVWGFYHVHILRWLVGQGIPIDLISGASMGSLVGAYFCGTALDGKSGLEGLLRLEERAVNRQLSLATTGAIFTTYSLERFVAQDLGHTSLEELPIRFLPVTTDLTSGDCVALEQGPLALGVRASGSAPGLFAPTVLPPARYVDGAFTSMVPANVLLNAGADIIFSSNIFPFGVRDTPRMSKTRLGRFLAGLNPVTRALDLVASGVLLLHRSGDSEALLADVSYDIQSAELPLLTAMDFTRARDILERAASDEALAAKLEELKAHWQQVKTRATAGAARAGRQAA; this comes from the coding sequence ATGCCAAACTCTTCGCGCCTCGATGACCAGCGCCGCAGGCTGTATGCCCTCAAGCGCGCGCCCGCGCTGCGCCACACCAGCAACACCGTGCTGTTGCAACTGCTGGACGAGGCCGAGGAGGTCCGCTGGGCCCAGGACGCGGTGCTGTGCCGGGAGGACCAGGAGTCGGAGGGCTTCTTCCTGCTGCTGGACGGCGAGCTGGAGGTGCGCCGCGGCGAGGAGCTGCTGCTGACGCTGCGGCCGTGTACGCCGCTGGGTGTGGAGGCGCTGGTGGGCGGCCGGAGCGCTGTCACCGCGCGGGCGGTGGTGCCGTCGCGGGGCCTCTTCTTCCCCCGCGAGCGGGTGTGGGACGTGGTGCACGCGCGCGCGGGGCTGCGGCAGGACCTGGGGCAGCTGAAGCAGGGAGCCCCCGCCCGCGAGGCGCTGCATGCCCAGGCGGAGGTCATCACGTTCGAGAGCGACCTGCGGGACGCGCCGCTGTCCGCCCTCATCGAGCTGGTGGCGAAGGTCATCGCCCATGACTTCGGAGACCGGGTGCTGCTGCTGCGCGCGGGGCCGGACGCGCTCGTGACGGAGGGCCTGGACGGCGTCCTGCGTGCCACCTTCTCCGAGCCCGCGCCGGGCACACCCTGCCGGGTGGACGTGGAGGTGCTCCACCGACTGACGCTCGAGCACCACGTGGACTACGTCTTCCTGGATGGCTGCTCCATCTCCGGGGCGGTGACGCCGGGCAAGACGGTGCGGCTGGTGGCGAGCCCGGCGCACGCGCGGCCTCCGCTCGGCTCCGGGGGCCGGCTGCTGCCCACGGTGGTCATCGACCCCGAGCGCCCATCTCGCGGCGCACCGCTGGGCGGCCAGCCCCAGCAGGATGGCACCGCCGCGGACACGCGGGTGCTGCCGGCCTGCTGGCTGCGGCTGGGCCTGGAGCGGCTGGTGGGGCGGCCCGTGGACGCGCGGCCACTGGACGCACTGGAGCTGTCCGACGCGGAGCTGGATGCGCTGTCACGCTGGGCGCGGGCCATCACCCAGCGGCGCGTGGGGCTGGCGCTCGGCGGCGGCGGGGTGTGGGGCTTCTACCACGTGCACATCCTGCGCTGGCTGGTGGGCCAGGGCATCCCCATCGACCTCATCAGCGGCGCCAGCATGGGCTCGCTGGTGGGCGCGTACTTCTGCGGCACCGCGCTGGATGGGAAGAGCGGCCTGGAGGGCCTGCTGAGGCTGGAGGAGCGCGCGGTGAACCGCCAGCTCTCGCTGGCCACCACGGGGGCCATCTTCACGACGTACTCGCTGGAGCGCTTCGTGGCGCAGGACCTGGGGCACACCTCGCTGGAGGAGCTGCCCATCCGCTTCCTGCCGGTGACGACGGACCTGACGAGCGGGGACTGCGTGGCGCTGGAGCAGGGGCCGTTGGCACTGGGCGTGCGGGCCAGCGGCTCCGCGCCCGGCCTCTTCGCGCCCACGGTGCTGCCTCCCGCGAGGTACGTGGACGGGGCCTTCACCAGCATGGTCCCCGCCAATGTGTTGCTGAACGCCGGCGCCGACATCATCTTCTCCAGCAACATCTTCCCCTTCGGCGTCCGAGACACGCCGCGCATGTCGAAGACGCGGCTGGGCCGCTTCCTCGCCGGCCTCAACCCGGTGACGCGCGCGCTGGACCTGGTCGCAAGCGGGGTGCTGCTGCTGCACCGCAGCGGGGACTCGGAGGCGCTGCTGGCGGACGTCAGCTACGACATCCAATCCGCGGAGCTGCCGCTGCTGACGGCCATGGACTTCACCCGCGCCCGGGACATCCTGGAGCGGGCGGCATCGGACGAGGCGCTGGCGGCGAAGCTGGAGGAGCTGAAGGCCCACTGGCAGCAGGTGAAGACGCGCGCCACGGCGGGCGCCGCCCGGGCTGGAAGGCAGGCGGCATGA
- a CDS encoding serine/threonine-protein kinase: MRQLSLDSQLRPEDSARRPMEGEVIGGRYRIIDFLGRGGAGTVWRAQDLLSGPVALKVLHRTLEDLARLPPSAGTPSSAARHELALSLAHEFQTLASVRHPHVISVLDYGFDAERRPYLAMDLLEDAEHLVQAGAGQPLPVQVDLLIQTLTALAYLHRRGIIHRDLKPANVLVAHGQVKVLDFGLAVGRDHVHRAQPAGTPGYLAPELFEDQPPSEVTDLFSVGAMACQMMFNRLPHAGYVDAPPGFPPALKAVLERLVSPDARKRPRGADEVIAALCAATGQPVPQESPAARESFLQAARYVGRAREQARLAGVLEATRRGHGGAWLVGGESGVGKSRLLEELRALALVRGAAVLRGQSVPAGGSPYQEWRPVLRWLSILTPLEEREASVLKPLVPDIEALLGRPVPDPAELGAEMAQARLLQVVEDVFSRLAQPTVVILEDLHWARGESLHLLSRLAAHASGLKLLLLGSFRDDEAPALPSELPGMELLRLPRLDAAEISVLSQSMIGAPGARPHLVELLRRETEGNPFFLVEVVRALAEEAGGLDRLGDMALPERVFAGGVRRLVNRRLEKVPASSRDLLRVAAIYGRHIDAALLRQAAPGVDVERWLTDCAAAAVLDVADGRWRFAHDKLREGVLEELSEAERPGLHRRVAEAMEAAHAAGSEWTAALCYHWGAAGDEVREAEYARRAGEEALRVGACREAVPFLARALERVSARGGDALALGHLESLLAEARFQLGELQSFRTHAERALRHFGWPVPSSRVGWALGTLGQMVLRLAQSARPDAYDEETEERRRVRRVAGRLLMRLTDAFIYSQEALPVLWSGLRTLNLCEPAGASPELARGYTNMAVVAGTVPVRPVAEAWVGRARDVAERVGNPADLAYVLNRNAVYAAYVARWADAEAWLAQATSIVDSVGDLRLAEECRALLTVVQCYQGRFSGGLPLMAWLEGSARRRGALQTQHWALHYQAHIHLRLGDHVKARAALEQTLVWTESQGGLTDRIIVEGTLALLRLREGDTGGARVAAEKALVKLAAGKPVAHFVYFGVMAVAEVLLTLWERDGGVDASLTASAREARRQVATFAKVFPFGQAAALLWRGCEAWLSGDAPDAYEAWRRCVTVAAKKGTAYEEGRARLELARHLPPDDPARRTHALRAVEVFTELGTRDELAWARAEADLGT, from the coding sequence ATGCGACAACTCTCTCTCGACAGCCAGCTCCGGCCGGAGGACTCGGCGCGTCGTCCCATGGAGGGCGAGGTGATTGGCGGGCGCTACCGCATCATCGACTTCCTGGGCCGCGGCGGCGCGGGCACCGTGTGGCGGGCGCAGGACCTGCTCTCCGGCCCTGTCGCGCTGAAGGTGCTGCACCGCACGCTGGAGGACCTGGCGCGGCTGCCGCCGAGCGCGGGCACCCCGTCCTCCGCCGCGCGCCATGAGCTGGCGCTGTCGCTGGCCCACGAGTTCCAGACGCTCGCGTCGGTGCGCCACCCGCATGTCATCAGCGTGCTCGACTACGGCTTCGACGCCGAGCGCCGGCCGTACCTGGCCATGGACCTGCTCGAGGACGCCGAGCACCTGGTGCAGGCCGGCGCCGGGCAGCCGCTGCCCGTGCAGGTGGACCTGCTCATCCAGACACTGACGGCGCTCGCGTACCTGCACCGGCGCGGCATCATCCACAGGGACTTGAAGCCGGCCAACGTGCTCGTCGCGCACGGGCAGGTGAAGGTGCTGGACTTCGGCCTGGCCGTCGGGCGCGACCACGTGCACCGCGCGCAGCCCGCGGGCACGCCGGGCTACCTGGCGCCGGAGCTCTTCGAGGACCAGCCGCCCTCGGAGGTGACGGACCTCTTCAGCGTGGGCGCCATGGCGTGCCAGATGATGTTCAACCGGCTGCCCCATGCGGGATACGTGGACGCGCCGCCCGGCTTCCCGCCCGCGCTCAAGGCGGTGCTGGAGCGGCTGGTGTCGCCGGACGCGCGCAAGCGGCCGCGCGGTGCGGACGAGGTGATTGCCGCGCTCTGTGCCGCCACCGGCCAGCCCGTGCCGCAGGAGTCTCCCGCCGCGCGCGAGAGCTTCCTGCAGGCCGCGCGCTACGTGGGCCGCGCCCGGGAGCAGGCCCGGCTGGCCGGCGTGCTGGAGGCGACGCGGCGGGGCCACGGTGGCGCGTGGCTGGTGGGCGGCGAGAGCGGCGTGGGCAAGTCGCGGCTCCTCGAGGAGCTGCGCGCGCTGGCGCTGGTGCGGGGCGCGGCGGTGCTGCGGGGCCAGTCGGTGCCCGCCGGCGGCAGCCCGTACCAGGAGTGGCGCCCGGTGCTGCGCTGGCTGTCCATCCTCACGCCGCTGGAGGAGCGCGAGGCCAGCGTCCTCAAGCCGCTGGTGCCGGACATCGAGGCGCTGCTGGGCCGGCCCGTGCCGGACCCCGCCGAGCTGGGCGCGGAGATGGCCCAGGCCCGGCTGCTGCAGGTGGTGGAGGACGTCTTCTCCCGGCTGGCGCAGCCCACCGTGGTCATCCTGGAGGACCTGCACTGGGCACGCGGCGAGTCGCTGCACCTGCTCTCCCGCCTCGCCGCGCACGCGTCCGGCCTGAAGCTGCTGCTGCTGGGCAGCTTCCGCGACGACGAGGCCCCCGCGCTCCCGTCCGAGCTGCCCGGCATGGAGCTGCTGCGGCTGCCCCGGCTGGACGCGGCCGAAATCTCCGTCCTCAGCCAGTCGATGATTGGCGCGCCCGGGGCCCGGCCGCACCTGGTGGAGCTGCTGCGCCGCGAGACGGAGGGCAACCCCTTCTTCCTCGTGGAGGTGGTGCGTGCGCTCGCGGAGGAGGCGGGCGGGTTGGACCGGCTGGGGGACATGGCGCTGCCGGAGCGCGTCTTCGCGGGCGGCGTGCGCAGGCTGGTGAACCGGCGGCTGGAGAAGGTGCCCGCGTCGTCCCGGGATTTGCTCCGGGTGGCCGCCATCTACGGCCGGCACATCGACGCGGCGTTGTTGCGGCAGGCGGCGCCCGGGGTGGACGTGGAGCGCTGGCTGACGGACTGCGCGGCGGCGGCGGTGCTGGACGTGGCGGACGGGCGCTGGCGCTTCGCGCACGACAAGCTGCGCGAGGGCGTACTGGAGGAGCTGAGCGAGGCCGAGCGGCCCGGCCTGCACCGCCGCGTGGCGGAGGCGATGGAGGCGGCGCACGCGGCGGGCTCGGAGTGGACGGCGGCGCTCTGCTACCACTGGGGCGCGGCGGGAGACGAGGTGCGCGAGGCGGAGTACGCGCGCCGTGCCGGCGAGGAGGCGCTGCGGGTGGGCGCGTGCCGCGAGGCGGTGCCGTTCCTGGCTCGCGCGCTGGAGCGGGTGTCCGCGCGCGGGGGGGACGCGCTGGCGCTGGGCCACCTGGAGTCGCTGCTGGCGGAGGCGCGCTTCCAGCTGGGGGAGCTGCAGTCCTTCCGCACGCACGCCGAGCGCGCGCTGAGGCACTTCGGCTGGCCGGTGCCTTCCAGCCGCGTGGGCTGGGCGCTGGGCACGCTGGGGCAGATGGTGCTGCGGCTGGCGCAGAGCGCGCGGCCGGATGCGTACGACGAGGAGACGGAGGAGCGGCGGCGGGTGCGGCGGGTGGCGGGGCGGCTCTTGATGCGGCTCACCGACGCGTTCATCTACTCGCAGGAGGCGCTGCCGGTGCTCTGGTCGGGCCTGCGCACGCTGAACCTGTGCGAGCCCGCGGGCGCGTCTCCGGAGCTGGCGCGGGGCTACACCAACATGGCGGTGGTGGCGGGCACGGTGCCGGTGCGTCCGGTGGCGGAGGCATGGGTGGGCCGCGCGCGCGACGTGGCCGAGCGGGTGGGCAACCCCGCGGACCTGGCCTACGTGCTGAACCGCAACGCCGTGTACGCCGCGTACGTGGCGCGGTGGGCGGACGCGGAGGCGTGGCTGGCCCAGGCCACGAGCATCGTCGACTCGGTGGGAGACCTGCGCCTGGCGGAGGAGTGCCGCGCGCTGCTGACGGTGGTGCAGTGCTACCAGGGGCGGTTCTCCGGGGGCCTGCCGCTGATGGCGTGGCTGGAGGGCTCGGCGCGGCGGCGTGGGGCGCTGCAGACGCAGCACTGGGCACTGCACTACCAGGCGCACATCCACCTGCGGCTGGGCGACCACGTGAAGGCGCGCGCCGCGCTGGAGCAGACGCTGGTGTGGACGGAGTCCCAGGGCGGCCTCACGGACCGCATCATCGTGGAGGGCACGCTGGCGCTCCTGCGGCTGCGCGAGGGTGACACCGGTGGAGCGCGGGTGGCGGCGGAGAAGGCGCTGGTGAAGCTGGCGGCGGGCAAGCCGGTGGCGCACTTCGTCTACTTCGGCGTCATGGCGGTGGCGGAGGTGCTGCTCACGCTGTGGGAGCGCGACGGCGGAGTGGACGCGTCGCTGACGGCCAGCGCGAGGGAGGCCCGCCGGCAGGTGGCCACGTTCGCGAAGGTGTTCCCATTCGGCCAGGCGGCCGCGCTGCTGTGGCGCGGGTGCGAGGCGTGGCTGTCGGGAGACGCGCCGGACGCGTACGAGGCGTGGCGGCGGTGCGTCACCGTGGCGGCGAAGAAGGGCACGGCCTACGAGGAGGGCCGGGCGCGGCTGGAGCTGGCGCGGCACCTGCCTCCGGACGACCCGGCGCGGCGGACGCATGCGCTGCGCGCGGTGGAGGTGTTCACGGAGCTCGGCACCCGGGACGAGCTGGCCTGGGCGCGGGCGGAGGCGGACCTGGGTACATGA
- a CDS encoding class I SAM-dependent methyltransferase, whose amino-acid sequence MSGVAAGDVARLACLACGETLVFHGQEERGHIAHGWLRCVGCGESWRVRRGLARLYREDAVRGTDRLMRVIYDGLPALHDPLTAVLTPVLQSVTETRMRERYLRRLELDALRPREDGQPVRVLEVGVGSGANLPLLRRALPGGLDVEVWGVDLSEGMLKHCRRRVRRGAYSNVRLMMADAHALPFPDGTFDRVLHVGGIGGYREPAKALAEMARVARRGTPLVVVDEQLDPSVRPSLLQRAAFRALTFYSKDPHCPRELLPLGATGVTEEQVAPFYYCLSFRMPASREA is encoded by the coding sequence ATGAGTGGAGTGGCGGCGGGTGATGTGGCGCGGCTGGCCTGTCTGGCCTGTGGCGAGACGCTGGTGTTTCACGGGCAGGAGGAGCGTGGGCACATCGCCCACGGCTGGCTTCGCTGTGTCGGCTGTGGCGAGTCCTGGCGGGTGCGGCGGGGGCTGGCGCGGCTGTACCGCGAGGACGCGGTGCGCGGCACGGACCGGCTGATGCGCGTCATCTACGACGGGCTGCCGGCGCTGCATGACCCGCTGACGGCGGTGTTGACGCCGGTGCTCCAGTCCGTCACCGAGACTCGGATGCGCGAGCGGTACCTTCGCCGGCTGGAGCTGGACGCGCTGCGGCCGCGCGAGGACGGGCAGCCGGTGCGGGTGCTGGAGGTGGGAGTGGGCTCGGGGGCGAACCTGCCGCTCCTGCGCCGGGCGCTGCCGGGCGGGCTGGATGTCGAGGTGTGGGGCGTGGACCTGAGCGAGGGCATGCTGAAGCACTGCCGGCGGCGGGTGCGGCGCGGGGCGTATTCCAACGTGCGGCTGATGATGGCGGACGCGCACGCGCTGCCGTTTCCGGACGGGACGTTCGACCGGGTGCTGCACGTGGGAGGGATTGGCGGGTACCGCGAGCCGGCGAAGGCGCTGGCGGAGATGGCGCGAGTGGCCCGGCGCGGGACGCCGCTGGTGGTGGTGGACGAGCAGCTGGACCCGTCCGTCCGTCCCTCGCTGCTCCAGCGTGCGGCGTTCCGGGCGCTGACCTTCTACTCGAAGGACCCGCACTGTCCCCGGGAGCTGCTGCCCCTGGGGGCCACGGGCGTCACCGAGGAGCAGGTGGCGCCGTTCTACTACTGCCTCTCGTTCCGCATGCCGGCGTCGCGCGAGGCGTGA
- a CDS encoding 2OG-Fe(II) oxygenase, with protein MASLDWERIAADLDTHGCATVGGLLSPAECLGLAEGYPTDALFRSRVVMARHGFGRGEYKYFAYPLPEVVSQLRTALYAPLVGIANRWNEAMGLEVRYPEEHATFLERCHEAGQTRPTPLLLRYGEGDYNCLHQDLYGEHVFPLQVAFLLSAPGQDFTGGEFVLTEQRPRMQSRAEVVPLGQGDGVIFPVHHRPVKGTRGYYRVNMRHGVSRLRSGQRHTVGIIFHDAR; from the coding sequence GTGGCGTCGCTCGACTGGGAGCGCATCGCGGCGGACCTGGACACGCACGGCTGTGCGACCGTGGGCGGGCTGCTCTCGCCAGCGGAGTGTCTGGGATTGGCGGAAGGCTATCCAACGGACGCGCTGTTCCGCAGCCGGGTGGTCATGGCGCGGCACGGCTTCGGGCGTGGGGAGTACAAGTACTTCGCCTACCCGCTGCCCGAGGTCGTCTCGCAGCTCCGCACGGCGCTGTACGCGCCGCTGGTGGGCATCGCGAACCGCTGGAACGAGGCGATGGGCCTCGAGGTGCGCTACCCGGAAGAGCACGCGACGTTCCTCGAGCGCTGCCACGAGGCCGGGCAGACGCGGCCGACGCCGCTGCTCCTGCGCTACGGCGAGGGCGACTACAACTGCCTGCACCAGGACCTGTACGGGGAGCACGTGTTCCCGCTGCAGGTCGCCTTCCTGCTGTCAGCGCCAGGGCAGGACTTCACGGGTGGCGAGTTCGTGCTCACGGAGCAGCGGCCCCGCATGCAGTCCCGCGCGGAGGTGGTGCCGCTGGGGCAGGGTGACGGCGTCATCTTCCCGGTGCACCACCGGCCGGTGAAGGGAACGCGTGGGTACTACCGCGTCAACATGCGACACGGGGTGAGTCGGTTGCGCTCCGGCCAGCGCCACACGGTGGGCATCATCTTCCACGACGCGCGATGA